The following are encoded together in the Jaculus jaculus isolate mJacJac1 chromosome 3, mJacJac1.mat.Y.cur, whole genome shotgun sequence genome:
- the LOC101604022 gene encoding kelch repeat and BTB domain-containing protein 7-like — protein MQSREDAPRARRLASPRGGRRPKRMSKPSVSAFFTGPEELKDTGHSAALLAQLKSFYDARLLCDVSIEVVTPGGAPGTGRLFHCNRNVLAAACPYFKSMFTGGMFESQQARVTMHDVDAESFEVLLDYCYTGRVSLSEANVQRLYAASDMLQLEYVREACASFLARRLDLSNCAAILKFADAFDHHQLRAQAQAFIAHNFKPLSRMGSVREETLADLSLAQLLAVLRLDSLDVDTEKTVCHVAVQWLEAAPKERGPSAAEVFKCVRWAHLAAEDRDYLEGLLSKPVVKKYCLDVIEGAVQLRYGDKLYKSPGPKPNGSGSGSGSVAENPPQRLGMCAKEMVIFFGHPRDPFLCYDPYSGDIYTMPSPLTSLAHTKTITSSAVCVSPDHDIYLAAQPRKDLWVYKPAQNSWHQLADRLLCREGMDVAYLNGYVYVLGGRDPITRIKLKEVECYSVQRNQWALVAPVPHSFLSFNLMVVQDSLYAVNSKRMFCYDPSCNMWLKCVSLKHSAFREACVFNDEIYCMCNTSVMKVYDPFRAEWRQMNNTPLVSGTNYCIFKHGQKLLLITTLSIQWKKSKVTVYEYDRAEDQWTNIRTTLGLLQFDSSFFCLSGRVCPSCLESGRSFLTGEETLSESSPEWDLDGFSESESGSSSTSSDEEF, from the coding sequence ATGCAGTCCCGGGAAGACGCCCCGCGCGCCCGCCGCCTCGCCAGTCCCCGCGGCGGCAGGCGGCCCAAGAGGATGTCCAAGCCGTCGGTGTCGGCGTTCTTCACGGGCCCCGAGGAGCTCAAGGACACGGGCCACTCGGCGGCCCTGCTGGCGCAGCTGAAGTCTTTCTACGACGCGCGGCTGCTGTGCGACGTGAGCATCGAGGTGGTGACGCCCGGCGGCGCGCCCGGCACGGGGCGCCTCTTCCACTGCAACCGCAACGTGCTGGCCGCCGCGTGCCCCTACTTCAAGAGCATGTTCACGGGCGGCATGTTCGAGAGCCAGCAGGCGCGCGTGACCATGCACGACGTGGACGCCGAGTCCTTCGAGGTGCTGCTGGACTACTGCTACACGGGGCGCGTGTCGCTCAGCGAGGCCAACGTGCAGCGCCTGTACGCCGCCTCCGACATGCTGCAGCTGGAGTACGTGCGCGAGGCCTGCGCCTCCTTCCTGGCGCGCAGGCTCGACCTGAGCAACTGCGCGGCCATCCTCAAGTTCGCCGACGCCTTCGACCACCACCAGCTGCGCGCTCAGGCCCAGGCCTTCATCGCGCACAACTTCAAGCCGCTCAGCAGGATGGGCTCCGTGCGGGAGGAGACCCTGGCGGACCTGAGCCTGGCCCAGCTGCTGGCCGTGCTGCGCCTGGACAGCCTGGACGTGGACACCGAGAAGACCGTGTGCCACGTGGccgtccagtggctggaggcggcGCCCAAGGAGCGGGGGCCTAGTGCCGCCGAAGTCTTCAAGTGCGTCCGCTGGGCGCACCTGGCCGCCGAGGATCGAGACTACCTGGAAGGGCTGCTGTCCAAGCCAGTGGTGAAGAAGTACTGCCTGGACGTCATCGAAGGGGCCGTGCAGTTGCGCTATGGTGACAAGCTGTACAAGTCTCCCGGGCCAAAGCCAAATGGCAGCGGGAGCGGCAGCGGCTCTGTAGCCGAAAATCCCCCCCAGAGGCTGGGCATGTGTGCCAAGGAAATGGTGATCTTTTTTGGACATCCCAGAGATCCCTTTCTCTGCTATGACCCATACTCGGGAGACATTTACACAATGCCCTCGCCTTTGACCAGCTTGGCACACACTAAGACCATCACCTCCTCCGCTGTCTGTGTGTCCCCGGACCATGACATCTACCTAGCTGCGCAGCCCAGGAAAGACCTCTGGGTGTATAAACCGGCTCAAAATAGTTGGCACCAGCTGGCAGACCGCCTGCTGTGTCGTGAGGGCATGGATGTGGCCTATCTGAATGGCTACGTTTACGTTTTGGGTGGTCGAGACCCTATTACCAGAATTAAGTTGAAGGAAGTGGAGTGCTACAGTGTTCAGAGGAACCAGTGGGCACTGGTGGCCCCTGTTCCTCACTCCTTTTTATCCTTTAACCTAATGGTAGTTCAGGACTCTCTCTATGCTGTCAACAGTAAGCGAATGTTTTGTTATGATCCCAGCTGTAATATGTGGCTGAAATGTGTTTCTCTTAAGCACAGTGCCTTCCGGGAAGCCTGTGTCTTCAATGATGAAATCTATTGTATGTGTAACACCTCAGTCATGAAGGTCTACGATCCATTTCGTGCCGAATGGAGACAAATGAATAATACTCCCTTGGTGTCCGGGACCAACTACTGCATTTTCAAACATGGCCAGAAATTGTTACTTATCACCACACTGAGCATACAGTGGAAAAAGAGTAAGGTGACTGTGTATGAATACGATCGTGCTGAAGACCAGTGGACTAATATACGGACCACACTAGGCCTCTTGCAGTTTGATTCTAGTTTCTTTTGCCTCTCAGGTCGTGTTTGTCCTTCATGCCTTGAATCTGGTCGGAGTTTTCTTACTGGAGAAGAAACACTGAGTGAATCTAGTCCTGAATGGGACTTAGATGGGTTTAGTGAGTCTGAATCGGGAAGTTCAAGTACCTCTTCTGATGAAGAATTTTGA